The Lysinibacillus pakistanensis genome includes a window with the following:
- a CDS encoding sensor domain-containing diguanylate cyclase, whose translation MKSNRLKLKHLIMGVAMAAFFFTSIGSLWSGYQMNVDSIKENTLETNRVYAQKLASTADAYLEEAFQILGYSASNISSKMNDGNALEQETDRLKMQNSMFNSVVITNADGRVLSISPPSIEIKGEVLTSVGAKEALTKKEPLISKPYEAITGRLIIFISYPIFSASNEYLGMVAGSLYLKEQNAFNNLLGEHYSHDGSYVYVVDEDGRVIYHQDPSRVNDIVTENKVVKAVISGKNGAQLVENTKGIKMLAGYSAVSLAGWGVVSQRPLDVALAPSFDRVQDVAIKSIPLMLVSILIVLWAAARIASPLQQLATLTEESLDSKNVEGLKSVQGWYFEAYSLKSVLIRSLSFLHGQVLFFKDQSTTDPLTGVTNRRTMDAMLAEWQENKLPHAIIMLDLDHFKSVNDTYGHAVGDKVLQFLAKNMKAVAREGDVCCRYGGEEFVMLLPNTTAEEAASVAETLRQVLANTISPCGRPVTLSAGVAVYPQMADSTEALFEAADGALYLAKQAGRNQVMVAGQDN comes from the coding sequence TTGAAATCAAATCGGTTAAAGTTAAAACATTTAATTATGGGAGTAGCAATGGCTGCCTTTTTCTTTACAAGTATTGGTAGTCTCTGGAGCGGTTACCAAATGAATGTTGACTCGATTAAAGAAAATACATTAGAAACGAATCGAGTGTACGCACAAAAATTAGCATCTACAGCAGATGCTTACCTAGAGGAGGCTTTTCAAATTTTAGGTTATAGTGCTTCCAATATAAGCTCAAAGATGAATGATGGAAATGCATTAGAGCAGGAAACAGATCGTTTGAAAATGCAAAATAGTATGTTTAACTCTGTCGTTATTACGAATGCAGATGGCCGTGTACTTTCTATCTCACCTCCCTCTATAGAAATAAAGGGAGAGGTTTTAACATCAGTTGGTGCTAAAGAGGCTTTAACTAAAAAGGAGCCGCTTATATCAAAACCTTATGAGGCGATAACAGGACGTCTAATTATTTTTATATCTTATCCTATATTCTCAGCATCCAATGAATATCTAGGAATGGTGGCTGGTAGCCTTTATTTAAAGGAACAAAATGCCTTTAATAATTTATTGGGAGAACATTATAGCCACGATGGTTCTTATGTATATGTAGTAGACGAAGATGGTCGAGTGATTTACCATCAGGACCCAAGTAGAGTCAATGATATAGTTACTGAAAATAAAGTCGTGAAAGCTGTAATTTCTGGGAAGAATGGAGCACAGCTAGTCGAGAACACAAAAGGCATTAAAATGCTTGCAGGCTATAGTGCAGTATCTTTAGCAGGGTGGGGAGTCGTATCTCAAAGACCTTTAGATGTGGCATTAGCGCCTTCGTTTGATCGGGTGCAGGATGTGGCGATAAAATCTATACCACTTATGCTGGTTTCAATCCTTATTGTGCTTTGGGCGGCAGCACGTATTGCTAGTCCTTTACAGCAATTAGCCACTTTAACAGAGGAGAGCCTAGATAGTAAAAATGTTGAGGGGCTAAAATCTGTCCAAGGTTGGTATTTTGAAGCGTATTCTTTAAAAAGTGTTTTAATAAGAAGCTTATCTTTTTTACATGGACAGGTACTGTTTTTCAAGGATCAATCGACCACTGATCCACTAACAGGGGTAACAAATCGACGTACGATGGATGCAATGCTGGCAGAATGGCAAGAAAACAAGCTACCTCACGCTATTATTATGTTGGATTTAGATCATTTTAAAAGTGTGAATGATACATATGGTCATGCTGTGGGAGATAAGGTGTTGCAATTTTTAGCGAAAAATATGAAAGCTGTAGCTCGAGAAGGAGATGTATGCTGCAGATACGGTGGGGAAGAATTTGTTATGCTATTACCTAATACTACAGCGGAGGAAGCAGCTTCTGTTGCAGAAACGCTACGTCAGGTTTTAGCTAACACGATCAGTCCTTGTGGTCGACCTGTGACATTATCGGCAGGGGTAGCTGTCTATCCTCAAATGGCTGATTCAACGGAAGCATTATTTGAAGCTGCCGATGGGGCATTGTATCTTGCTAAGCAGGCTGGGCGTAATCAAGTGATGGTAGCTGGGCAAGATAATTAG
- a CDS encoding S-layer homology domain-containing protein: MDKTKIQKVNKALIATVFATSGIALVVPPPQKAEAATSPFKDIDQYSSHYDNILKLYSQGAISGFADNTFRPNQNVTRGQAAKMLATVLKLDLKNVQDPYYKDVPKGSEYYKYVAALQNAGIMSGYSNGTFMPNEVITRGQLAKMLVLGFKFEVASNYNHSFQDVNSQTSNAIYIQTLVDLKVTEGTTPVTFSPFNPVTRGQIASFIVRAQDKKGNASSYKITGIEDDVVYINAEPYTVPDNLANVFNEYNAPVLQGAIIEGNLAGKTIQSVSKLTLNASGTSSKFLDFDGEYGSFGATIVVNGNYIGFSNITLTGTMLVNETVRPPLHLNVSGYKPLSIGRTASTNFSFINWSNPENQNGESSSSSNSNSSSDLQNWTNQNSEKNPDKNKPFVNWSKEKVTMKNVEKHLEFYNSTVSRLVVSQSGTKIETNTKLPRVDIIGSVREFEIQGDIGTLNLDTETKLTIYGDSNIDWINYNSFTDLELYIDGRVGTLYVDNAFGWVDIGPYTYIDKVIIPKGESPNNIFDDFLEDKDNVGSITDPDGKPIDKDDIENQKPADKTKPVVNITKVSVLNGSDVQVDFTSDKVGTYYYIVREKDAEPPTKREMVDRVSTDNVASGTGSAVLNNNTFKVTNLGEKKEYVIYIMVVDGAKNVSDLKSESFQMKDASPPVVKSLKVNPLHGGKRAEFTFTASEPGDYYYYVRKKTTAADPTTADIVAKPTGTGKAVAGKLGITEILTGLEAEEVYQLYVVMKDASGNYSVDPIPKEAIKEFTTSALDNIHPYVEQTKLEPAGKANQFYLYLNEALDPESARNINNYDLSGTVIVNTTGQNKIKPSAVEYKEGDKKVLLTIPSETGFVYGDTLRATVLPGVKDLAGNDFENVNTVDPGKPVRNYAEYIHEKFDMPVITIENVVSKPDQNDNYRRSEVEFKPSKAGTYYYMVLPDTVEDNGEVKTFKQYLTDKGITERDFVNEFANDSSLKSGYFQIGGEDIYIDRGSGPADLEEATKKFPITISKDKLNPFLSYSVYMVLKDRGGEISKITSKEMIGDTRAPLIKNLVVKPKENDDTKAMISFDTDETTELHYWFVPKKNADGTTNDSANLKIDTPAERKFLEEKLRSSPSVKKSGKGSFPLSEATGVTLEPHKEYVVYFGAADTYGNITVYRSNATSDGYDESSMGWMRENFYSDGTPPRIEMTVDGQKKRNIVYRNPDDTFTITFSEAIMRDENGNSLINNLNLLTITNESGQDITSQYQFVKYTQGTKTTDESKLIIRPVAPNTADKTFTVKMKNEAVDYNITGYTGNKFNVEDFGKYVYQKSGVAFRSATLMGNISVGNVHSYRELEFMYQLANAGDDVKFYYAVRVNVVPGDLTAEEIIFAGEHADQIAAGQAVPGIANGISVAGTGKPENSSDNSQRSVLTTKSSNLNKVFMEGDRIYFATVDKYGNISQGVLDTNDQQKYIKIERKP; this comes from the coding sequence ATGGATAAAACCAAAATCCAAAAAGTGAACAAAGCACTTATTGCAACTGTCTTTGCTACTAGCGGAATTGCTTTAGTAGTGCCACCGCCACAAAAGGCAGAAGCAGCTACCTCACCGTTTAAGGATATCGATCAATATTCAAGTCACTATGATAATATTTTAAAATTATATTCTCAGGGTGCGATTAGTGGGTTTGCAGACAATACCTTCCGACCAAATCAAAATGTAACAAGAGGTCAGGCAGCTAAAATGCTGGCTACTGTCTTAAAGTTAGACCTAAAAAATGTACAGGACCCTTATTACAAGGATGTTCCAAAAGGTAGTGAATATTACAAATACGTAGCGGCATTACAAAATGCAGGGATTATGTCTGGATATTCGAATGGAACATTTATGCCAAATGAAGTTATTACACGTGGCCAATTAGCAAAAATGCTAGTGCTTGGATTTAAATTTGAGGTAGCTTCAAATTATAATCATAGCTTTCAGGATGTTAATAGCCAAACGAGTAATGCCATTTATATTCAAACATTAGTGGATTTAAAAGTTACAGAAGGAACTACGCCAGTTACATTTTCTCCATTTAATCCAGTAACTCGTGGTCAGATTGCCTCTTTCATTGTTCGCGCACAAGATAAAAAGGGGAATGCGTCCTCTTACAAGATTACGGGTATTGAAGATGATGTAGTCTACATAAATGCTGAGCCTTACACGGTACCTGACAATTTAGCAAACGTTTTTAATGAGTATAATGCACCTGTTTTACAGGGAGCAATTATTGAAGGTAATTTAGCTGGGAAGACTATTCAATCTGTTTCAAAGCTAACATTGAATGCAAGCGGCACAAGCTCAAAATTTTTAGATTTTGACGGTGAGTATGGTTCATTTGGTGCAACCATTGTTGTCAATGGAAACTATATTGGATTTTCTAATATTACATTGACTGGCACAATGCTAGTAAACGAAACAGTGCGTCCTCCTTTACATTTAAATGTTTCCGGCTACAAGCCATTATCAATTGGGCGCACAGCAAGTACGAATTTTTCATTTATTAACTGGTCTAATCCAGAAAATCAAAATGGAGAAAGCTCGTCCTCGTCCAATAGCAATTCATCGTCTGATCTTCAAAATTGGACAAATCAAAATTCAGAGAAGAACCCAGATAAAAACAAACCGTTTGTTAACTGGTCTAAAGAAAAAGTGACCATGAAAAATGTGGAAAAACATCTTGAGTTTTATAACAGCACTGTATCACGTTTAGTTGTATCTCAAAGCGGTACTAAAATTGAAACGAATACTAAGCTACCGCGTGTGGATATTATCGGAAGTGTTCGTGAATTTGAAATTCAAGGTGACATTGGAACACTAAACCTTGATACAGAAACAAAGCTTACAATATATGGCGATAGCAATATCGACTGGATTAACTACAATAGCTTTACAGATTTAGAGCTTTATATAGACGGTCGAGTTGGTACACTGTATGTGGATAATGCATTTGGCTGGGTGGATATTGGTCCATACACGTATATTGACAAAGTCATTATACCAAAGGGTGAATCACCAAATAATATCTTCGATGATTTCTTAGAGGATAAAGATAATGTTGGCAGTATCACAGATCCAGATGGTAAACCAATCGATAAGGATGATATTGAAAACCAAAAGCCTGCTGATAAAACTAAGCCTGTTGTTAATATCACTAAAGTATCTGTATTGAATGGTAGTGATGTACAGGTAGACTTTACTTCAGATAAAGTCGGCACATATTACTATATAGTTCGAGAAAAGGACGCTGAACCACCAACAAAACGAGAAATGGTTGATCGTGTTTCTACTGATAATGTTGCAAGTGGAACAGGTTCGGCTGTATTAAATAACAACACCTTTAAAGTGACAAATCTAGGTGAGAAAAAAGAATATGTTATTTATATAATGGTCGTAGATGGTGCGAAAAATGTTTCTGATCTTAAATCAGAATCCTTCCAGATGAAGGATGCGTCACCGCCAGTAGTAAAATCTCTAAAAGTGAATCCTTTACATGGTGGAAAACGAGCAGAGTTTACATTTACTGCAAGCGAGCCAGGGGATTACTACTACTATGTTCGGAAAAAGACAACTGCAGCTGATCCGACAACCGCAGATATAGTAGCAAAGCCAACAGGGACAGGTAAGGCTGTTGCAGGTAAACTAGGAATTACGGAGATTTTAACAGGCTTAGAGGCAGAAGAAGTGTATCAGCTCTATGTGGTCATGAAGGATGCATCGGGTAACTATTCGGTAGACCCTATCCCAAAAGAGGCCATCAAAGAGTTTACGACAAGTGCATTAGATAATATTCATCCTTATGTTGAGCAGACGAAGCTTGAACCAGCAGGAAAAGCAAATCAATTTTACTTATATTTAAACGAAGCATTGGATCCAGAAAGTGCTCGTAATATAAATAACTATGATTTATCAGGGACAGTTATTGTTAACACAACAGGACAAAATAAAATTAAACCTTCGGCAGTAGAATATAAAGAAGGGGACAAAAAAGTATTATTAACGATTCCTTCTGAAACAGGCTTTGTTTATGGTGATACATTACGCGCTACTGTTTTACCGGGCGTAAAGGACTTAGCGGGTAATGATTTTGAAAATGTCAATACTGTTGACCCTGGCAAACCTGTTAGAAACTATGCGGAATATATCCATGAAAAATTTGATATGCCTGTTATAACGATTGAAAATGTAGTTAGTAAGCCAGATCAAAATGATAATTATAGACGTTCTGAAGTAGAATTTAAACCAAGTAAGGCTGGTACTTATTATTATATGGTGCTGCCTGATACTGTTGAAGACAATGGAGAAGTAAAAACGTTTAAGCAATATTTAACAGACAAGGGCATTACAGAACGTGATTTTGTGAATGAGTTTGCAAATGATTCATCATTAAAATCAGGCTATTTCCAAATTGGTGGGGAGGATATATATATTGATCGTGGATCAGGTCCAGCTGATTTAGAGGAAGCTACAAAAAAATTCCCAATAACGATTTCGAAAGACAAATTGAATCCATTCCTAAGCTATTCCGTCTATATGGTCTTAAAGGATCGTGGCGGGGAAATTTCGAAAATTACCTCAAAGGAAATGATTGGTGATACAAGAGCACCGTTAATTAAAAATTTAGTAGTAAAACCTAAAGAAAATGATGATACGAAAGCTATGATTTCCTTTGATACTGATGAAACAACAGAGCTTCATTATTGGTTTGTACCGAAGAAAAATGCAGATGGCACAACAAATGATTCAGCAAATCTAAAAATTGATACACCTGCTGAACGCAAATTCTTAGAGGAAAAATTAAGAAGTAGCCCAAGCGTTAAGAAAAGTGGAAAGGGATCATTCCCATTATCTGAAGCTACAGGTGTAACTTTAGAGCCGCATAAGGAATATGTTGTGTATTTTGGTGCTGCAGATACGTATGGAAATATAACAGTGTACAGATCCAACGCTACTTCCGATGGTTACGATGAATCAAGTATGGGTTGGATGAGAGAAAATTTCTATTCTGATGGTACACCACCACGTATTGAAATGACAGTTGATGGTCAAAAGAAACGTAATATTGTTTATCGTAATCCAGATGATACATTTACGATTACATTTAGTGAAGCCATTATGCGCGATGAAAATGGTAATTCTTTAATAAACAATTTAAATTTACTTACAATTACGAATGAATCTGGTCAAGATATTACGTCTCAATATCAATTTGTTAAGTATACACAAGGTACAAAAACAACAGATGAAAGTAAGTTGATTATCAGACCAGTTGCACCAAATACGGCAGATAAAACATTTACAGTGAAGATGAAGAATGAAGCAGTCGATTACAATATTACAGGTTACACGGGTAATAAATTCAATGTTGAGGATTTTGGAAAATATGTATACCAAAAATCTGGTGTGGCATTCAGATCAGCTACATTAATGGGGAATATCTCAGTGGGGAATGTCCATTCTTACAGAGAGCTTGAGTTTATGTATCAACTTGCAAACGCAGGAGATGATGTGAAATTCTATTATGCAGTCCGTGTAAATGTTGTTCCTGGAGACTTAACCGCAGAAGAAATTATTTTTGCAGGTGAGCATGCTGACCAAATAGCGGCTGGACAAGCTGTTCCTGGTATTGCTAATGGTATTTCAGTTGCAGGTACTGGTAAACCTGAAAATTCATCAGATAACTCCCAAAGATCGGTATTAACAACGAAGTCTTCTAATCTGAATAAAGTATTTATGGAGGGTGACCGTATTTACTTTGCAACTGTCGATAAATATGGTAATATTTCTCAAGGTGTACTAGATACAAACGACCAACAGAAATATATTAAAATTGAGAGAAAACCTTAA
- a CDS encoding alpha/beta hydrolase produces MKTMTKKPYVSEGYFEYVMTSHQQLDYRILIAAPADEPPAEGYAVIYALDGDAFFPTLAEAVKLQTRKPKGFDPIVVIGIGYPSKEPFDMERRCLDFTLPVGEENLPPRPDGTPWPPNGKANDFLDFIEHELMPKVAKEWPINKSKQAIVGHSLGGLFTLYALCARPYLFTHIVAGSPSVWWADNAVFKEMERLSETWNGNHTINLLLTIGANELADMLEGAEQAAERMKRLSDQNIHTHYVKFDEEDHVSVFPCMLSRLPRFLNT; encoded by the coding sequence ATGAAAACTATGACAAAAAAACCCTATGTATCAGAAGGCTATTTTGAATACGTGATGACTTCCCACCAGCAGTTAGACTATCGAATTTTGATTGCGGCCCCAGCAGACGAGCCACCTGCAGAAGGCTATGCTGTGATTTATGCCTTAGACGGAGATGCATTTTTTCCAACGCTTGCAGAGGCTGTAAAGTTACAAACAAGAAAACCAAAAGGCTTCGACCCCATTGTTGTTATAGGTATTGGCTATCCCTCAAAGGAGCCATTTGATATGGAACGACGATGCCTTGATTTTACATTACCTGTAGGTGAGGAAAATCTACCACCTCGTCCTGATGGTACGCCTTGGCCTCCTAATGGCAAGGCGAATGATTTTCTAGATTTTATCGAACATGAATTGATGCCTAAGGTGGCAAAGGAATGGCCCATTAATAAAAGTAAACAAGCCATTGTAGGGCATTCATTAGGTGGTCTTTTTACTCTATATGCTTTATGTGCAAGACCTTATTTATTTACGCACATCGTAGCTGGAAGTCCCTCTGTTTGGTGGGCTGACAATGCTGTGTTTAAAGAAATGGAGAGACTTAGTGAAACTTGGAATGGGAATCATACTATCAATCTCCTGCTCACAATTGGTGCCAATGAACTGGCTGATATGCTTGAAGGAGCTGAGCAAGCAGCAGAACGAATGAAGCGTTTAAGCGACCAAAACATTCACACTCATTATGTAAAGTTCGATGAGGAGGATCATGTTAGTGTCTTTCCCTGTATGCTTAGCCGACTCCCTCGCTTTTTAAATACCTGA
- a CDS encoding ABC transporter substrate-binding protein encodes MNVNCRYHYQTILKSIFVFASLLLVIGVLTACNAQSNTKEEKAKTQAVSESKQEPKDVYPLTIKDELGNEVTLPAKPTKIFAPVMEDSLLALGIKPMMQWSNGVKPQLYLQDQLQGVPEISFASGPPSAEAIMANKPDLIILYNSFYVENGTYEKYAKIAPTYVFKNAPTDLEGSIKVLGQLLNEPDKAEQALQSYQEKVDAAKAKLATITQGKKVALIRFNAKGMFFMTDEYFSGYVLTHELGFEQSSLVKNGAFEVSLEILPELDADYIFLINDGNLGDEFLKEFKESKIWQSTTAFKNNQVFETAGDYWLNGGIHAQGKVIDDVLEFLTP; translated from the coding sequence ATGAACGTAAACTGTCGTTATCACTATCAAACAATTTTAAAATCTATCTTTGTGTTTGCCTCTTTATTACTTGTTATTGGCGTACTTACTGCCTGCAATGCTCAATCAAATACTAAAGAAGAAAAGGCAAAAACACAGGCAGTCTCAGAAAGCAAGCAGGAGCCAAAAGATGTATATCCATTAACAATAAAGGATGAGCTTGGAAATGAAGTGACATTACCTGCTAAGCCGACAAAAATATTTGCGCCTGTCATGGAGGATTCGCTGCTTGCTTTAGGCATTAAACCCATGATGCAATGGTCAAATGGCGTGAAGCCACAGCTCTATTTGCAAGATCAGTTACAAGGTGTACCAGAAATTAGCTTTGCAAGTGGTCCCCCATCTGCCGAAGCGATTATGGCTAACAAACCAGATTTAATTATTTTGTACAACTCTTTTTATGTTGAAAATGGCACATATGAAAAATATGCAAAAATCGCACCAACATACGTATTCAAAAATGCACCCACCGATTTAGAAGGTTCTATTAAAGTATTGGGGCAGTTGCTTAATGAACCAGATAAGGCTGAGCAAGCATTACAAAGTTATCAAGAGAAAGTGGATGCTGCAAAAGCAAAGCTAGCTACTATTACTCAAGGGAAAAAAGTGGCGTTAATTCGCTTTAATGCGAAAGGTATGTTCTTTATGACTGATGAGTATTTCAGTGGTTATGTATTGACACATGAATTAGGCTTTGAACAAAGCAGCTTAGTGAAGAATGGTGCCTTCGAAGTGTCATTAGAAATTTTACCAGAGCTTGATGCAGATTATATTTTCCTTATCAATGATGGCAATCTTGGGGATGAATTTTTAAAGGAATTTAAGGAAAGTAAAATTTGGCAAAGTACAACAGCCTTCAAAAACAATCAAGTATTCGAAACAGCAGGAGATTATTGGCTAAATGGAGGCATTCATGCACAAGGAAAAGTCATAGATGATGTATTGGAGTTTTTAACGCCATGA
- a CDS encoding helix-turn-helix domain-containing protein, which translates to MKTESATDMMTTQISLKDIRNYIAKHHHQPLTIDHLAFISGLSSSYFGEAFKKEFGQSATDYLTELRIGHAKQLLRDTDLLLRDIASKVGYSDEFYFSRKFKKEVGVSPSSYSKIARQRISTFSVSTIGNLLALGIIPVAAPLNAKWSPYYYNHYQDKIHVPLNIFDAESEDNFRKLASAKPDIHIFQEEPSLSMLHWLESIGVKHVTIKAKDWKTQLTEIADAINKQSACKHFIQTYEQKALQAKLEIKRAVGKDTFAVLRLCGDQLFLYCNKGIQNVLFTDLQLHPIDAQQETCNELITLEQLLDINPDRLLFIICPDTATRNYWLALQYLDSWKELQAIKNGHVYILPSNPWFEYSAIAINRMLDETLLMLTGKNPNPFPVPVHGFLSNAEL; encoded by the coding sequence ATGAAAACAGAAAGTGCTACAGATATGATGACAACTCAAATATCATTAAAGGATATCCGAAATTATATTGCAAAACACCATCATCAGCCTCTAACGATTGATCATTTAGCTTTCATTTCTGGTCTCAGTTCCAGCTATTTTGGGGAGGCATTTAAAAAGGAATTCGGGCAAAGTGCTACTGATTATTTAACAGAGTTACGCATTGGACATGCCAAACAATTACTTCGCGATACTGACTTATTGTTGCGTGATATTGCTAGTAAGGTTGGCTACAGTGACGAATTTTATTTCAGTCGAAAATTTAAAAAGGAGGTTGGAGTTTCACCATCCTCTTATAGCAAAATAGCCCGTCAGCGTATCTCCACTTTTTCTGTGTCCACTATTGGGAATTTATTAGCACTAGGAATAATACCTGTCGCTGCACCACTCAATGCTAAATGGAGTCCATATTATTACAATCATTACCAGGATAAAATTCATGTGCCTTTAAATATATTTGATGCGGAATCGGAGGATAACTTTAGAAAATTAGCATCTGCAAAGCCGGATATTCATATTTTTCAGGAGGAGCCCTCCCTATCAATGCTACATTGGCTTGAATCAATTGGCGTCAAACATGTGACGATTAAAGCAAAGGATTGGAAAACTCAATTAACAGAAATAGCTGACGCCATCAACAAACAGAGCGCTTGTAAACATTTCATTCAAACGTACGAGCAAAAAGCATTACAGGCAAAGCTAGAGATCAAACGAGCGGTTGGAAAGGATACTTTTGCTGTACTCCGATTATGTGGAGATCAATTATTTTTATATTGTAATAAAGGAATTCAAAATGTTCTTTTTACAGATTTGCAGCTTCATCCTATTGATGCTCAACAAGAAACATGTAACGAGCTTATCACTCTTGAACAGCTTTTAGACATAAATCCAGATCGTTTGCTATTCATCATTTGCCCCGATACGGCCACTCGAAATTATTGGCTCGCTTTACAATACCTTGATAGTTGGAAAGAGTTACAAGCTATAAAAAATGGACATGTGTATATTTTGCCATCGAATCCTTGGTTTGAGTACTCTGCTATTGCCATTAATCGAATGTTAGATGAAACATTGTTAATGTTAACCGGAAAAAATCCAAATCCCTTTCCTGTTCCAGTCCATGGCTTCTTATCTAACGCTGAATTATAA
- a CDS encoding helix-turn-helix domain-containing protein — translation MEDKNSTSFTKDLLFHLEAIDCITQSYPFISTSHHTIILFTDGCGTLTIDDIPYLVTKGKIFLVQPHSIIDLSGITKDFRFYKISFSAFQLVQGPSPYIEPIFSEQVEYTLYPATRFTRLTEDLYAMKPHSDYLKQQVVLYELLHLLFEHQLHMDYQVNITKAVEQTIDYIHKYYQQSLPVKKLADLAHIAQWQYSAIFQTLTGKRPLDYITDLRLKNAKELLLQTNEPLKDIAQQVGFDDEYYFNRRFRQIVGIPPKQFARQYKQRTFVKDWTGHEVEIPVSPHRIIYHGETFGDMLIFNVQPIGGDKKSISKSFYKNHVPNVQDVAFPINIEKSSKLNPDLIIFTNNDEQQYQSLSSIAPTITLNSWDSLDERILLLGQWLGQQQRAEDWLTHFRLQENTMWLQLQKVVKPGETATVLTFDHGKRLFVMGCTGLSPALFHPYGFQPHRQVKKLLQAGKGYKEIPIDHLPQYAGDRIFMLLSDQLESQIATMELLKSDSWKELSAVQNNHAYLIDATKWNYNDAFTREKLLGALPKLLVNIK, via the coding sequence ATGGAAGATAAAAATTCAACTTCTTTTACCAAAGACTTACTTTTTCATTTAGAAGCTATTGACTGTATTACACAGAGCTATCCGTTTATTTCAACCTCTCATCATACTATTATTCTTTTTACGGATGGTTGTGGAACGTTAACGATTGATGATATTCCCTATCTTGTGACTAAGGGTAAAATTTTCCTTGTACAGCCTCATTCAATAATTGATTTATCGGGTATAACTAAAGATTTTCGTTTCTATAAAATTTCCTTTTCAGCTTTTCAGTTAGTACAAGGCCCTTCTCCATATATAGAACCCATTTTTTCTGAGCAAGTGGAATATACGTTATACCCGGCTACCCGCTTTACTCGACTAACAGAGGATTTATATGCTATGAAGCCTCACTCGGATTATCTTAAACAACAAGTGGTCTTGTATGAATTATTACATTTATTATTTGAACATCAGCTTCATATGGATTACCAAGTAAATATTACAAAGGCTGTTGAACAAACAATTGACTATATACATAAGTATTATCAGCAGTCTTTACCAGTAAAAAAACTCGCTGATTTAGCCCATATCGCCCAATGGCAATACAGTGCAATCTTCCAAACCTTAACTGGGAAAAGGCCATTGGATTATATAACAGATTTACGCCTAAAAAACGCAAAGGAATTACTCCTACAAACAAATGAACCTTTAAAAGATATTGCCCAACAGGTTGGATTTGATGATGAATATTATTTTAATCGCCGCTTTCGACAGATCGTTGGCATTCCGCCAAAGCAGTTCGCTCGTCAATATAAGCAAAGGACTTTTGTTAAAGATTGGACAGGGCATGAGGTAGAAATTCCTGTCTCACCTCATCGAATTATTTATCATGGAGAAACGTTTGGGGATATGTTGATTTTTAATGTACAACCAATAGGTGGTGACAAAAAATCTATTAGCAAATCATTTTATAAAAATCACGTACCTAATGTGCAAGATGTGGCATTTCCAATTAACATTGAAAAATCTTCAAAGCTGAATCCAGATTTAATTATCTTTACAAATAATGACGAGCAGCAATATCAGTCTTTATCATCTATTGCTCCAACCATTACACTCAATTCCTGGGATTCCTTGGACGAACGCATTCTTCTACTAGGGCAGTGGCTTGGGCAACAACAACGAGCAGAAGATTGGCTAACACATTTTAGACTACAAGAAAATACAATGTGGCTACAGCTACAAAAAGTTGTAAAGCCTGGTGAAACGGCTACAGTTTTAACTTTTGACCACGGTAAACGGCTATTTGTTATGGGCTGTACAGGTCTATCGCCCGCGCTTTTTCATCCATATGGATTCCAGCCTCATAGACAAGTAAAAAAATTACTACAAGCTGGGAAGGGCTATAAGGAAATCCCAATTGATCACTTACCTCAGTACGCTGGTGATCGAATTTTTATGCTATTATCTGACCAGCTTGAATCGCAAATAGCAACTATGGAACTGCTTAAAAGTGATAGTTGGAAAGAACTTTCTGCTGTTCAAAATAACCACGCTTATTTGATTGACGCAACAAAATGGAATTACAACGATGCCTTTACAAGAGAGAAATTACTGGGTGCATTACCGAAGCTATTGGTTAATATAAAATAA